The bacterium genome has a segment encoding these proteins:
- the coaBC gene encoding bifunctional phosphopantothenoylcysteine decarboxylase/phosphopantothenate--cysteine ligase CoaBC, producing MIPRPTQPKVLLGVTGSIAAYKAVELARLLRPLCGLRVVLTQAGSHLVPVRALRQASGSPVWTSLFKGSNPIPVGTPSGTHPLTFVPHIEYAKGADLVLIAPASADLLAKLAFGIGDDLLSTLCLYAPCPIWVAPAMNARMWNHPAVQANVRTLRARGVVFLGPESGHLACGEVGDGRFAEPAEIAHQVGSFLGNRELWKGKRVVVTAGPTQEALDPVRVLTNRSSGKMGYALAQAALNRGAEVTLITGPVSIPAPVGAQVTAVKTAGEMAKAVLGGLARTDLLIMAAAVADFRPAKASAQKIKKTGRVLTVRLVPNRDILGEVLKKKRKGLVVMGFAAETRDVGRQARAKWARKPTDLLVANRVGEGAQGFESDRNELWVFKKGSVRPVHLGPDLKSRLAERLLELVDLKRAGDGR from the coding sequence ATGATCCCAAGACCCACCCAACCCAAGGTCCTCCTCGGCGTCACCGGCAGCATCGCGGCCTATAAGGCCGTGGAGCTGGCCCGGCTCCTGCGGCCCCTTTGCGGCCTGCGGGTGGTCCTGACCCAGGCCGGTTCCCACCTGGTGCCGGTCCGGGCCCTGCGCCAGGCTTCCGGCTCCCCCGTCTGGACGAGCCTCTTCAAGGGTTCCAACCCCATTCCGGTCGGCACCCCTTCCGGGACCCATCCGCTCACCTTTGTCCCCCACATCGAATATGCCAAGGGCGCCGACCTAGTGCTCATCGCGCCGGCCTCTGCCGATCTCCTGGCGAAACTCGCCTTCGGCATCGGGGACGACCTCCTTTCGACCCTTTGCCTTTACGCGCCTTGCCCGATCTGGGTGGCCCCGGCCATGAACGCCCGCATGTGGAACCACCCGGCGGTCCAAGCCAATGTCCGGACCCTCCGGGCGAGGGGCGTGGTGTTCCTGGGGCCGGAAAGCGGGCACCTGGCCTGCGGGGAAGTGGGCGACGGGCGTTTCGCCGAACCCGCCGAGATCGCCCATCAGGTCGGGTCCTTCCTGGGGAACCGGGAACTTTGGAAAGGGAAGCGGGTGGTGGTGACGGCCGGACCGACCCAAGAAGCCTTGGACCCGGTGCGGGTCCTGACCAACCGTTCCAGCGGAAAGATGGGCTATGCCCTGGCCCAAGCGGCCCTGAACCGTGGCGCTGAAGTGACCCTCATCACCGGTCCCGTGTCCATCCCGGCGCCGGTGGGCGCCCAGGTGACGGCCGTCAAGACCGCCGGGGAGATGGCCAAGGCCGTGTTGGGAGGGCTTGCCCGGACGGACCTTCTGATCATGGCCGCGGCGGTGGCCGATTTCCGCCCCGCGAAGGCCTCCGCCCAAAAGATCAAGAAGACCGGCAGGGTCCTGACGGTCCGGCTGGTGCCCAACCGGGACATCCTCGGTGAGGTGTTGAAGAAAAAGAGGAAGGGCCTGGTGGTGATGGGCTTCGCGGCGGAGACGCGGGACGTCGGTCGGCAAGCCCGGGCCAAATGGGCCCGCAAACCCACGGACCTGTTGGTCGCCAATCGGGTGGGCGAGGGGGCCCAAGGATTCGAGTCCGACCGAAACGAGCTTTGGGTCTTCAAAAAAGGAAGCGTACGACCGGTCCATCTGGGGCCGGACCTCAAGAGCCGGCTGGCCGAAAGGCTCCTGGAACTGGTGGACCTGAAAAGGGCCGGGGACGGGCGATGA
- a CDS encoding YicC/YloC family endoribonuclease, whose product MRSMTGFGRGEGRAKTVHVVAEVKTVNHKYHDLAVKLPGAFQVLEPEVREMILASVTRGKVDLFLKDLSPARAKKVAINEALVAEYLKAVKKASSRFKLKGELSPESLLRLPDVLVIEEEERLESDQRKAVGEAVQEALRALEKMRQSEGTRLAKDMTERAREITGVVQQLRQRHKALMAEKIKAFREKIGEFLPEPLQEQSRLATEEGVILQRHDIAEELTRLDSHLEALLETLKEKNSVGRKLDFLVQEMNREANTTGSKSSDAKMAQGVVRLKELLEQIREQIQNIE is encoded by the coding sequence ATGCGCAGCATGACGGGCTTCGGTCGGGGCGAAGGGCGGGCCAAGACGGTCCATGTGGTGGCCGAGGTGAAGACGGTCAACCACAAGTACCACGACCTGGCGGTCAAACTTCCCGGGGCCTTCCAGGTCCTGGAGCCCGAGGTCCGGGAGATGATCCTGGCCTCGGTCACCCGGGGCAAGGTGGATCTTTTCCTCAAGGACCTCTCGCCCGCCCGCGCAAAAAAGGTCGCGATCAACGAAGCGTTGGTGGCCGAATACCTGAAGGCCGTCAAGAAGGCTTCCTCCCGCTTCAAACTGAAGGGGGAGCTTTCCCCCGAGTCCCTCCTGCGGCTGCCGGATGTGCTCGTCATCGAGGAAGAGGAGCGCCTGGAATCGGACCAACGCAAGGCGGTGGGGGAAGCCGTCCAGGAGGCCTTGCGGGCCCTGGAGAAGATGCGCCAATCCGAGGGGACGCGGTTGGCCAAGGACATGACGGAGAGGGCCCGGGAGATCACCGGCGTGGTCCAGCAATTACGCCAGCGCCACAAGGCCCTGATGGCGGAGAAGATCAAGGCCTTCCGCGAAAAGATCGGGGAGTTCCTGCCCGAACCCCTGCAGGAACAGTCCCGGCTCGCCACCGAGGAGGGGGTCATCCTCCAGCGGCATGACATCGCCGAGGAGCTCACCCGCCTGGACAGCCACCTGGAAGCCCTTCTGGAGACCCTGAAGGAGAAGAACAGCGTGGGCCGGAAACTGGACTTCCTCGTGCAGGAGATGAACCGGGAGGCCAATACCACCGGTTCCAAATCATCGGACGCGAAGATGGCCCAGGGTGTTGTCCGCCTGAAGGAACTGCTGGAACAGATCCGCGAACAGATCCAGAACATCGAATGA
- the gmk gene encoding guanylate kinase produces MKNKRKTARGLVVVLSSPSGGGKTTVAQRLLRAEKDLVRSVSCTTRKPRPGERNGRDYFFVTVDRFKRMIAKREFLEWARVHRNLYGTPRAWVEGQLRQGKDVLFVIDVQGGHTLRRKVPGAVLIFLYPPSLRVLRERLVGRGTNDAKDLKVRLADARWEMRQGREYGHPIVNDRLPRTVREVRRVLREARKAAGAGT; encoded by the coding sequence GTGAAGAATAAAAGAAAAACGGCGCGTGGCCTCGTGGTGGTCCTTTCCTCCCCCTCGGGAGGCGGGAAGACCACGGTGGCCCAAAGGCTCCTCCGGGCGGAAAAGGACCTGGTCCGCTCGGTCTCTTGCACCACGCGCAAGCCCCGTCCCGGGGAACGCAACGGCCGGGATTATTTCTTCGTGACCGTGGACCGCTTCAAACGGATGATCGCCAAGCGGGAGTTCCTGGAATGGGCCCGGGTCCACCGCAACCTTTACGGGACCCCCAGGGCCTGGGTCGAAGGCCAATTGCGCCAGGGGAAGGACGTGCTTTTCGTCATCGATGTCCAGGGGGGGCACACCCTGCGGCGCAAGGTGCCGGGCGCGGTGCTGATCTTCCTGTACCCACCTTCCCTTCGGGTCCTGAGGGAAAGGCTGGTCGGGCGGGGGACCAACGACGCCAAGGACCTGAAGGTACGGTTGGCCGACGCGAGGTGGGAAATGCGGCAGGGGCGGGAATATGGGCACCCTATCGTCAACGACCGCCTGCCCCGGACCGTCCGGGAGGTCCGCCGGGTGCTCCGGGAGGCCCGGAAGGCCGCGGGGGCGGGAACCTAG
- a CDS encoding GxxExxY protein, with translation MKTDLPKEVERIGKEVVDSAYKVHHAMGPGLLESIYESCLVKELSKRGLSFERQKNVTVHCLGEPLDEKLRLDLLVADQVIVEVKSVEALLPIFDAQLMTYLKVTGRSLGFLFNFNVRWMKNGIKRVVYTKR, from the coding sequence TTGAAAACCGACCTTCCGAAGGAAGTGGAACGGATCGGGAAAGAAGTGGTCGATTCCGCTTACAAGGTCCACCATGCGATGGGGCCTGGGCTTTTGGAGTCGATCTATGAATCCTGTCTGGTGAAGGAGCTTTCCAAAAGGGGCCTTTCCTTCGAGCGTCAGAAGAACGTAACGGTCCACTGCTTGGGCGAGCCTCTTGATGAGAAGTTGCGGTTGGACCTGTTGGTGGCCGACCAGGTGATCGTGGAGGTCAAGTCTGTCGAGGCATTGTTGCCCATTTTTGACGCCCAATTGATGACGTACCTGAAGGTGACAGGGCGCAGTCTTGGTTTTTTGTTCAATTTCAACGTCCGGTGGATGAAGAACGGCATCAAGAGGGTCGTTTACACAAAAAGGTGA
- a CDS encoding MoxR family ATPase, protein MASQNEELTQEGQRLSEQFAKVREEVSKVIVGQEDLLDRLLLGLLGRGHLLLEGLPGLAKTLAIRTLSDVLGVGFSRIQFTPDLLPADLVGTRIYMPAKGDFKTQKGPIFANLVLADEINRAPAKVQSALLEAMQEHQVTIGPDTFPLEEPFFVMATQNPIEHEGTYPLPEAQVDRFLMKVQVTYPEFEHEKEIINRMTVGTAIKTKEVLSAQSIVKAQSIVDHIHVSEHLKDYIVHLVSATRKPKDYQLEKLAPLIEYGASPRASIGLTVAAKAHAFLQGRGYATPEDVKALAADVMRHRLILTYEAEAQNVRTDDVIAQILQKVKVP, encoded by the coding sequence ATGGCTTCGCAAAACGAGGAATTGACCCAGGAAGGGCAGAGGCTGAGCGAACAATTCGCCAAGGTCCGGGAGGAGGTTTCCAAGGTCATCGTGGGCCAGGAAGACCTTCTGGACCGGCTCCTGTTGGGACTTTTGGGCCGGGGCCACTTGCTCCTGGAAGGATTGCCGGGGCTGGCCAAGACCCTGGCCATCCGGACCCTCTCCGACGTCCTGGGGGTCGGCTTCAGCCGCATCCAGTTCACGCCCGACCTTCTGCCGGCGGACCTGGTGGGGACCCGCATCTACATGCCCGCCAAGGGGGACTTCAAGACCCAGAAGGGTCCCATCTTCGCCAACCTGGTGCTGGCCGACGAGATCAACCGGGCCCCGGCGAAGGTCCAATCGGCCCTGCTGGAGGCCATGCAGGAACACCAGGTGACCATCGGTCCCGACACCTTTCCCCTTGAGGAGCCCTTCTTCGTGATGGCGACGCAGAATCCCATCGAACACGAGGGGACCTATCCCCTGCCCGAGGCCCAGGTGGACCGGTTCCTCATGAAGGTGCAGGTGACCTATCCCGAGTTCGAGCATGAGAAGGAGATCATCAACCGCATGACCGTGGGGACGGCGATCAAGACCAAGGAGGTCCTTTCCGCCCAGTCCATCGTCAAGGCCCAGTCCATCGTGGACCACATCCACGTCAGCGAGCACCTGAAGGACTATATCGTTCATTTGGTCTCGGCCACCCGCAAGCCCAAGGACTATCAGCTGGAAAAACTCGCTCCTCTCATCGAATATGGGGCCAGCCCCCGGGCCTCCATCGGCCTGACGGTGGCGGCCAAGGCCCACGCCTTCCTGCAGGGGCGGGGTTACGCCACCCCGGAGGATGTCAAGGCCCTGGCGGCGGATGTGATGCGGCACCGCCTCATCCTCACCTACGAAGCCGAGGCCCAGAACGTCCGCACCGATGATGTGATCGCCCAGATCCTGCAAAAGGTGAAAGTTCCTTGA
- a CDS encoding tetratricopeptide repeat protein → MGNQRKILALVLLLPGLGLAESQGAKAYHQKDFEDAEAYFRQRTEKDPGDYRAQIGLGSSLYNLKKYDEAGGAFENAIRSKKDLEEGWFDLGLAYARQNRYRDGIGAFEQALRLDPSDKDAQKNLEVLKKKLSEDPKSDKSQGKPGQGTGQGNSPTPPPDMATPPPDRKNEKQDPSAQKKVKDPDAKDKFRSKDAKDKAGGGASQEQARQEQRQAEEKRAEQARQDLKMSDQQVKDLMKQMQQQEEAAQRYYSANPRKDEKDRSGMWNFLPKDQQQFMKRFFGQSDKNGQAVPEDW, encoded by the coding sequence ATGGGGAACCAACGAAAGATCCTGGCGCTGGTCCTTCTCCTCCCCGGGCTTGGCCTGGCGGAGTCGCAAGGGGCCAAGGCCTATCACCAAAAGGATTTCGAGGACGCAGAGGCCTATTTCCGCCAAAGGACCGAAAAAGACCCCGGGGATTACCGCGCCCAGATCGGCCTGGGATCGTCGCTTTACAACCTGAAAAAATACGATGAAGCGGGTGGCGCGTTCGAGAACGCCATCCGGTCCAAAAAAGACCTGGAAGAAGGATGGTTCGACCTGGGACTGGCCTATGCCCGTCAAAACCGTTACCGGGACGGAATAGGAGCCTTCGAGCAGGCCCTGCGGCTGGATCCGTCCGACAAGGACGCCCAAAAGAACCTGGAGGTCCTCAAGAAAAAATTGTCCGAAGACCCGAAGTCGGACAAGAGCCAGGGGAAGCCGGGGCAAGGGACTGGGCAGGGAAATTCCCCGACGCCCCCCCCCGACATGGCCACTCCACCCCCCGACCGCAAGAACGAGAAGCAGGACCCGTCGGCTCAAAAGAAGGTGAAGGACCCCGACGCCAAGGACAAATTCCGCTCGAAGGATGCCAAGGACAAGGCCGGCGGTGGGGCGTCCCAGGAACAGGCCCGCCAGGAACAACGCCAGGCGGAAGAGAAGCGGGCCGAGCAGGCCCGGCAGGACCTGAAGATGTCCGACCAACAGGTCAAGGACCTCATGAAACAGATGCAGCAGCAGGAAGAGGCGGCCCAGCGCTATTATTCCGCCAACCCGCGGAAGGACGAGAAGGACCGGTCGGGGATGTGGAATTTCCTCCCCAAGGACCAACAGCAATTCATGAAGCGCTTTTTCGGACAGTCGGATAAGAACGGCCAGGCCGTTCCCGAGGACTGGTAA
- a CDS encoding DNA-directed RNA polymerase subunit omega, whose protein sequence is MSDDKKTPTLESADNKYISVLAASKRARQLLERAEKHNLTVDTEKVVQQALSEFMSGKVTFTNQPVPSKKKKKDDE, encoded by the coding sequence ATGAGCGACGATAAGAAGACCCCGACGTTGGAATCCGCCGACAACAAGTACATCTCCGTTCTGGCCGCCTCCAAAAGGGCGCGTCAACTCCTGGAACGGGCGGAAAAGCACAACCTCACCGTGGATACGGAAAAGGTCGTCCAACAGGCCTTGAGCGAATTCATGAGCGGCAAGGTCACCTTCACCAACCAGCCGGTCCCCTCCAAGAAGAAGAAAAAGGACGACGAATAA
- a CDS encoding S8 family serine peptidase translates to MRRSLAFLFLLGCAHLGWAQVPSLAGRERFVPGEVLVRFKEGVNDAQRAAILAAVGTPQHRLFPFFQKVELAPGSSVEDAVSRLKGMDGVLDAQPNYRYYALGSCPSLPSDVYDAGLTTAASWPYLKIQMDKAVTLFNGWTSCSPPSGTASVTVAVLDSGISRLHPDLRQVPMIGYNAICDTGGQSAPCSCGAAATESAGVTTTQDDFGHGTFVAGIIGADWNGNNAEGACPGGGFTTGVAGVAPGAVLMPIKVLDCTGSGTTEGVVAGTYYAVDHGARVLNYSLGSSAAGGLDPLEKEALDYALAQDCVLVASSGNESSPSGMAGVDFPAAYPPVLAVGASDPSDQRVFYSNGGASLDLLAPGGTGTAFLGDALNDSATKIFSSFLCPLSAAASQEGGFEPLAADGNFGVAAGTSASAPFVSGAAALIRSVYPSLDHRQVEQAIVNNTDDLNGGRGWDAGKGYGRLNVYRALLNAGTGTGQVTTYLKTFNSPNPFYTDSDGSTNITLAIDHAMPVDLSIYDTAGQLVLRKSFAAADLNQGPSRPQFKSFYIPWDGRNGAGHLVVTGVYFYFVTAGGSTGRNKIAVIRGTR, encoded by the coding sequence ATGAGGCGATCCCTCGCTTTCCTCTTCCTGCTGGGTTGCGCCCATCTTGGCTGGGCCCAGGTCCCGAGTTTGGCGGGCCGGGAGCGTTTCGTGCCGGGTGAGGTCCTGGTCCGGTTCAAGGAAGGCGTGAACGACGCCCAAAGGGCCGCCATCCTCGCGGCTGTCGGGACCCCGCAACATCGCCTCTTCCCTTTCTTTCAAAAGGTCGAACTGGCCCCGGGTTCCTCGGTCGAGGATGCGGTGAGCCGATTGAAGGGGATGGACGGGGTCTTGGACGCCCAGCCCAATTACCGTTATTACGCCTTGGGCTCCTGCCCTTCGCTCCCGTCCGACGTTTATGACGCGGGTTTGACCACCGCGGCCAGTTGGCCCTACCTCAAGATCCAAATGGACAAGGCGGTGACCCTCTTCAACGGCTGGACCTCCTGTTCGCCCCCCTCGGGGACCGCTTCGGTGACGGTGGCGGTGCTGGATTCGGGCATCTCCCGCCTCCATCCGGACCTGCGCCAGGTTCCCATGATCGGTTATAACGCCATCTGCGATACGGGAGGGCAGTCCGCTCCCTGTTCCTGTGGCGCCGCCGCCACCGAGTCGGCCGGGGTCACCACCACCCAGGACGATTTCGGCCATGGGACCTTCGTGGCGGGCATCATCGGCGCGGATTGGAACGGGAACAACGCCGAAGGGGCCTGCCCGGGAGGGGGATTCACGACCGGGGTGGCGGGGGTCGCGCCGGGAGCGGTCCTGATGCCCATCAAGGTCCTGGATTGCACGGGCTCGGGCACCACCGAAGGGGTGGTGGCGGGGACCTATTACGCGGTGGATCACGGGGCCCGGGTCCTCAATTATTCCCTGGGTTCGAGCGCCGCGGGAGGTCTGGACCCCCTGGAAAAAGAGGCCTTGGACTATGCCCTGGCCCAGGATTGCGTGCTCGTGGCCTCCTCGGGGAACGAGTCCTCGCCCAGCGGGATGGCCGGCGTCGATTTTCCGGCGGCCTATCCGCCGGTCCTGGCGGTGGGCGCCTCCGACCCCTCGGACCAGCGGGTGTTCTATTCCAATGGTGGAGCGAGCCTGGACCTCCTGGCGCCCGGGGGGACCGGGACCGCCTTCCTCGGGGACGCCTTGAACGACTCGGCCACCAAGATCTTCAGTTCATTCCTTTGTCCGCTCTCGGCGGCCGCCTCCCAGGAAGGGGGGTTCGAGCCCCTGGCCGCCGACGGTAATTTCGGGGTGGCCGCCGGTACTTCGGCCTCGGCCCCTTTCGTTTCCGGCGCCGCCGCCTTGATCCGGTCCGTCTACCCTTCCCTGGACCACCGGCAGGTGGAACAGGCCATCGTGAACAACACCGACGACCTCAATGGGGGGCGGGGATGGGATGCGGGGAAGGGCTATGGCCGCCTGAACGTCTATCGGGCGCTCTTGAACGCGGGCACGGGGACCGGGCAGGTGACGACCTATCTCAAGACCTTCAACAGCCCCAATCCTTTCTACACGGACAGCGATGGGAGCACCAATATCACCCTGGCGATCGACCACGCCATGCCGGTGGACCTGTCCATCTATGACACGGCGGGACAATTGGTCCTTCGCAAGTCCTTCGCGGCGGCGGACCTGAACCAAGGTCCCTCCCGTCCCCAGTTCAAGTCCTTCTATATCCCCTGGGATGG